One Ananas comosus cultivar F153 linkage group 1, ASM154086v1, whole genome shotgun sequence DNA window includes the following coding sequences:
- the LOC109712407 gene encoding uncharacterized protein LOC109712407 isoform X1 has translation MAFFPATTVTLFPNTEKKRRRAFLGLGLGLGFPLTRNRQWRPTLSTLSPSSAPIDLPSSLPHRNPSPPLSLPCEASAAAAPLRQSTQLRRRRRRRDPLLPHRALIRRPWTISATSPSSPHPLGSPSLLETCGIRTRSNPLSFSNFSPWIFQFMLGMAVVALLRHFGCPCCWELASVLRDSKSRFDSAGVKLIAIGVGTPDKARILAERLPFPSDCLYADPDRKAYDVLGLYYGLARTFFNPASAKVFSRFESLKNAVKNYTIEATPDDRASVLQQGGMFVFKGKELLYARKDEGTGDHAPLDEILDICCKVPVAGKID, from the exons ATGGCCTTCTTCCCGGCTACGACGGTCACTCTCTTCCCTAATACGGAAAAAAAGAGACGACGAGCgtttctagggttagg gttagggctagggtttcCCCTCACGCGAAATCGACAATGGCGACCCActctctccactctctctccctcctccgcccctATCGatctcccctcctctctcccccACCGAAACCCTTCCCCACCCTTGTCTCTCCCGTGCGaagcctccgccgccgccgctcccctcCGGCAATCCACCCAgctccggcggcgtcggcggcggcgggatcCGCTGCTTCCTCATCGGGCTTTGATTCGGCGGCCGTGGACGATCTCGGCGACGTCGCCATCTTCCCCGCATCCACTGGGGAGCCCGTCTTTATTAGAGACCTGTGGGATCAGAACGAGGTCGAATCCCCTTTCTTTCTCCAATTTCTCTCCTTGGATCTTCCAATTTATGTTG GGAATGGCCGTAGTGGCACTTTTAAGGCATTTTGGATGTCCTTGCTG TTGGGAGCTTGCTTCTGTTCTGAGAGATTCAAAGTCAAGATTTGACTCGGCCGGAGTCAAACTAATTGCAATTGGTGTTGGTACTCCTGATAAAGCTCGCATTCTAGCTGAACGG CTTCCTTTTCCATCGGATTGCCTTTATGCAGATCCAGACCGCAAG GCATATGATGTCTTAGGTCTATACTATGGTTTGGCCCGTACATTCTTCAATCCGGCCAGT GCTAAGGTATTTTCGAGATTCGAGTCTCTTAAGAACGCAGTGAAGAACTACACAATTGAAGCCACTCCTGATGACAGGGCCAGCGTCCTGCAGCAG GGCGGTATGTTTGTATTTAAGGGAAAGGAATTGTTATACGCGAGGAAAGACGAAGGCACAGGCGATCATGCTCCTTTAGACGAAATCCTGGACATATGCTGCAAAGTTCCTGTTGCAggaaaaattgattaa
- the LOC109712407 gene encoding thioredoxin-like protein AAED1, chloroplastic isoform X3, whose product MATHSLHSLSLLRPYRSPLLSPPPKPFPTLVSPVRSLRRRRSPPAIHPAPAASAAAGSAASSSGFDSAAVDDLGDVAIFPASTGEPVFIRDLWDQNEVESPFFLQFLSLDLPIYVGNGRSGTFKAFWMSLLLPFPSDCLYADPDRKAYDVLGLYYGLARTFFNPASAKVFSRFESLKNAVKNYTIEATPDDRASVLQQGGMFVFKGKELLYARKDEGTGDHAPLDEILDICCKVPVAGKID is encoded by the exons ATGGCGACCCActctctccactctctctccctcctccgcccctATCGatctcccctcctctctcccccACCGAAACCCTTCCCCACCCTTGTCTCTCCCGTGCGaagcctccgccgccgccgctcccctcCGGCAATCCACCCAgctccggcggcgtcggcggcggcgggatcCGCTGCTTCCTCATCGGGCTTTGATTCGGCGGCCGTGGACGATCTCGGCGACGTCGCCATCTTCCCCGCATCCACTGGGGAGCCCGTCTTTATTAGAGACCTGTGGGATCAGAACGAGGTCGAATCCCCTTTCTTTCTCCAATTTCTCTCCTTGGATCTTCCAATTTATGTTG GGAATGGCCGTAGTGGCACTTTTAAGGCATTTTGGATGTCCTTGCTG CTTCCTTTTCCATCGGATTGCCTTTATGCAGATCCAGACCGCAAG GCATATGATGTCTTAGGTCTATACTATGGTTTGGCCCGTACATTCTTCAATCCGGCCAGT GCTAAGGTATTTTCGAGATTCGAGTCTCTTAAGAACGCAGTGAAGAACTACACAATTGAAGCCACTCCTGATGACAGGGCCAGCGTCCTGCAGCAG GGCGGTATGTTTGTATTTAAGGGAAAGGAATTGTTATACGCGAGGAAAGACGAAGGCACAGGCGATCATGCTCCTTTAGACGAAATCCTGGACATATGCTGCAAAGTTCCTGTTGCAggaaaaattgattaa
- the LOC109712407 gene encoding thioredoxin-like protein AAED1, chloroplastic isoform X2, which translates to MATHSLHSLSLLRPYRSPLLSPPPKPFPTLVSPVRSLRRRRSPPAIHPAPAASAAAGSAASSSGFDSAAVDDLGDVAIFPASTGEPVFIRDLWDQNEGMAVVALLRHFGCPCCWELASVLRDSKSRFDSAGVKLIAIGVGTPDKARILAERLPFPSDCLYADPDRKAYDVLGLYYGLARTFFNPASAKVFSRFESLKNAVKNYTIEATPDDRASVLQQGGMFVFKGKELLYARKDEGTGDHAPLDEILDICCKVPVAGKID; encoded by the exons ATGGCGACCCActctctccactctctctccctcctccgcccctATCGatctcccctcctctctcccccACCGAAACCCTTCCCCACCCTTGTCTCTCCCGTGCGaagcctccgccgccgccgctcccctcCGGCAATCCACCCAgctccggcggcgtcggcggcggcgggatcCGCTGCTTCCTCATCGGGCTTTGATTCGGCGGCCGTGGACGATCTCGGCGACGTCGCCATCTTCCCCGCATCCACTGGGGAGCCCGTCTTTATTAGAGACCTGTGGGATCAGAACGAG GGAATGGCCGTAGTGGCACTTTTAAGGCATTTTGGATGTCCTTGCTG TTGGGAGCTTGCTTCTGTTCTGAGAGATTCAAAGTCAAGATTTGACTCGGCCGGAGTCAAACTAATTGCAATTGGTGTTGGTACTCCTGATAAAGCTCGCATTCTAGCTGAACGG CTTCCTTTTCCATCGGATTGCCTTTATGCAGATCCAGACCGCAAG GCATATGATGTCTTAGGTCTATACTATGGTTTGGCCCGTACATTCTTCAATCCGGCCAGT GCTAAGGTATTTTCGAGATTCGAGTCTCTTAAGAACGCAGTGAAGAACTACACAATTGAAGCCACTCCTGATGACAGGGCCAGCGTCCTGCAGCAG GGCGGTATGTTTGTATTTAAGGGAAAGGAATTGTTATACGCGAGGAAAGACGAAGGCACAGGCGATCATGCTCCTTTAGACGAAATCCTGGACATATGCTGCAAAGTTCCTGTTGCAggaaaaattgattaa